One Microbacterium sp. W4I20 DNA window includes the following coding sequences:
- a CDS encoding class I SAM-dependent methyltransferase, producing MTSNEKNRADLGKDPARVSGMFDQVAAGYDRTNTAMTFGNDALWRAATTRAVAPKPGERILDLGAGTASSSASLARSGAQVVAADFSPGMLAEGQRRHGALRNLSFVQADATDLPFDDAQFDAVTMSYALRNVSDPKKALRELLRVTKPGGRLVINEFSTPPGKLFRGAYRFYNDQVLPRVARVAGTNGEAYDYLNESIRDWPNQKKLSAWIREAGWTDVAYRNLSFGIVALHRARKPE from the coding sequence GTGACCTCGAACGAGAAGAACCGCGCCGATCTGGGCAAGGACCCCGCTCGCGTGAGCGGCATGTTCGACCAGGTCGCCGCCGGCTACGACCGCACGAACACCGCGATGACCTTCGGCAACGACGCCCTGTGGCGTGCGGCCACGACGCGGGCCGTCGCACCGAAGCCGGGGGAGCGCATCCTCGATCTCGGAGCCGGAACTGCCTCATCGTCGGCGTCGCTGGCTCGCAGCGGGGCGCAGGTGGTCGCCGCCGACTTCTCGCCGGGGATGCTCGCCGAAGGCCAGCGTCGGCACGGCGCCCTGCGCAATCTCTCGTTCGTGCAGGCAGACGCCACCGATCTGCCGTTCGACGACGCCCAGTTCGACGCCGTCACGATGTCGTATGCGCTCCGCAACGTGAGCGACCCGAAGAAGGCGCTGCGCGAGCTGCTACGCGTCACGAAGCCCGGCGGCCGACTCGTGATCAACGAGTTCTCCACCCCTCCGGGCAAGCTCTTCCGCGGGGCCTACCGCTTCTACAACGACCAGGTGCTCCCGCGGGTGGCGCGGGTCGCCGGCACCAACGGCGAGGCCTACGACTACCTGAACGAGTCGATCAGGGACTGGCCGAACCAGAAGAAGCTGTCCGCGTGGATCCGGGAAGCCGGGTGGACGGACGTCGCCTATCGCAACCTCTCGTTCGGCATCGTCGCCCTGCACAGAGCCCGTAAGCCCGAGTGA
- a CDS encoding PLD nuclease N-terminal domain-containing protein, which translates to MARLLIIGGFLAAVFWVFSIVDCAVQPATRHRGVPKAAWIAIVVLIPVIGGILWFVIGRRRTNDQGTRRVLAPDDDPAFLNSISKTEQDARIKRLEEELARLDEETDEPPAADPRP; encoded by the coding sequence GTGGCGAGACTACTGATCATCGGCGGCTTCCTGGCGGCGGTGTTCTGGGTGTTCAGCATCGTGGACTGCGCCGTACAGCCGGCGACGCGGCACCGTGGCGTGCCCAAGGCCGCCTGGATCGCGATCGTCGTGCTCATCCCCGTGATCGGCGGCATCCTGTGGTTCGTGATCGGCCGTCGCCGCACGAACGACCAGGGCACCCGCCGGGTGCTCGCCCCCGACGACGATCCCGCGTTCCTGAACAGCATCAGCAAGACCGAGCAGGACGCCCGCATCAAGCGCCTCGAAGAGGAACTCGCCCGCCTGGACGAGGAGACCGACGAGCCTCCCGCCGCGGACCCGCGCCCGTGA
- the menD gene encoding 2-succinyl-5-enolpyruvyl-6-hydroxy-3-cyclohexene-1-carboxylic-acid synthase, with protein sequence MTSSPATDAAASLIADLVAHGVRDIVLSPGSRSQALALAAVRFAGDGALRVHVRVDERVAGFTALGIGRESGVPAAVICTSGTAVANLLPAVMESFHSGVPLLLLTADRPPELRGVGANQATLQVGLFDRWVREQIDAPVPGEGDWTGLAARAVAAALGATDAAGKVPGVAGPVHLNLPSREPLSGVLPDIAAAPGDAPRSAAPEPFLLERGPRTVVVAGADSGPDAEEIAHAGGWPLIAEIVSGARFGRQLVHGYRSLLRREELGGRIERVVVLGHPTLSREVTGLLSRAEVDIVAVRHGGEELNLNGRTRAVAAVAVEPGATDREWLGEWLAASAAEVIDLSEHAPDADALASKDFSARREAVKAELDAVRRPLDRELLVDAVWRATWPHDRLMFGSSRLVRVADAVLGGKKVPVHANRGLAGIDGTIATATGIALASQAAGAPGITRVLLGDLAFLHDVGALMLPPDETEPRLQVIVGNDGGGTIFDALEVAASAAPADLDRAFYTPHTVRLEQLALAYGWEYQRVTTRTALDQALTAPRGGRQIIEVPLAR encoded by the coding sequence GTGACCTCATCACCGGCGACGGATGCTGCGGCATCCCTGATCGCCGATCTCGTCGCGCACGGCGTGCGCGACATCGTGCTCTCGCCGGGTTCGCGTTCTCAGGCGCTCGCGCTCGCCGCGGTGCGGTTCGCCGGTGACGGAGCACTGCGCGTGCATGTGCGCGTCGACGAGCGGGTCGCCGGATTCACCGCGCTGGGCATCGGTCGCGAAAGCGGTGTGCCGGCGGCCGTGATCTGCACCTCCGGCACCGCGGTGGCGAATCTGCTGCCCGCGGTCATGGAGTCGTTCCACTCCGGCGTGCCGCTGCTGCTGCTCACCGCCGACCGCCCGCCGGAACTGCGCGGCGTCGGGGCGAACCAGGCGACCCTGCAGGTCGGCCTGTTCGACCGCTGGGTGCGGGAGCAGATCGATGCTCCGGTCCCCGGCGAGGGCGATTGGACCGGTCTCGCCGCGCGCGCCGTCGCCGCTGCCCTGGGCGCGACGGATGCCGCGGGCAAGGTGCCGGGCGTCGCCGGACCCGTGCACCTGAACCTTCCGTCGCGCGAACCGCTCTCCGGTGTTCTGCCTGACATCGCGGCCGCGCCGGGCGATGCCCCGCGGTCTGCAGCGCCCGAGCCATTCCTGCTCGAGCGCGGGCCCCGCACAGTCGTCGTCGCGGGTGCCGATTCCGGACCCGACGCCGAGGAGATCGCCCATGCGGGCGGCTGGCCGCTGATCGCCGAGATCGTGAGCGGCGCACGGTTCGGACGGCAGCTCGTGCACGGCTACCGCTCACTGCTGCGCCGTGAAGAGCTGGGCGGACGGATCGAACGCGTCGTCGTGCTGGGCCATCCCACGCTCAGCCGCGAGGTCACCGGTCTGCTGTCCCGCGCCGAGGTCGATATCGTCGCGGTGCGCCACGGTGGGGAGGAACTCAACCTCAATGGACGCACCCGCGCGGTCGCGGCCGTCGCCGTCGAGCCGGGCGCGACCGATCGGGAATGGCTCGGCGAGTGGCTGGCAGCCTCCGCCGCAGAGGTCATCGACCTGAGCGAGCACGCGCCCGATGCGGATGCCCTCGCCTCGAAGGACTTCAGCGCTCGCCGGGAGGCCGTCAAGGCGGAGCTCGATGCGGTCCGCCGCCCCCTCGACCGAGAGCTGCTCGTCGATGCGGTGTGGCGCGCGACCTGGCCGCACGACCGGCTGATGTTCGGATCGTCGCGGCTGGTTCGGGTCGCCGACGCCGTGCTCGGCGGCAAGAAGGTCCCGGTGCACGCGAACCGCGGTCTCGCCGGCATCGACGGCACCATCGCCACCGCCACCGGCATCGCTCTCGCCAGCCAGGCGGCCGGAGCCCCCGGGATCACTCGTGTGCTGCTGGGCGACCTCGCGTTCCTGCACGACGTCGGCGCCCTGATGCTCCCGCCCGACGAGACCGAACCGCGGCTGCAGGTCATCGTCGGCAACGACGGCGGCGGCACGATCTTCGACGCGCTCGAGGTCGCGGCATCCGCGGCACCGGCCGATCTCGACCGCGCCTTCTACACCCCGCACACCGTACGACTCGAGCAGCTCGCCCTCGCCTACGGCTGGGAGTATCAGCGGGTCACCACGCGCACGGCTCTCGACCAGGCGCTGACAGCGCCGCGCGGCGGTCGCCAGATCATCGAGGTCCCGCTGGCCCGATGA
- a CDS encoding GntR family transcriptional regulator has protein sequence MENLAAKNIGESKQLLAEEVFHHIGSQIVEGTLGPGQRIRDLDVAEQLHVSRTPVREALQRLERLGMVMMYPSRYTEVTEVTSDTVAQSLAFGGYQAGIAARLAVPRLTAPQRQYAAKLIEQMYDSLADSTRTMDTRWAVFAFLGEHSGNAQHCVLIEENTMALLRNLREWTVPVEDRERMLQIYVDFREAVLRGDGIEAERLTRAMHYV, from the coding sequence ATGGAGAACCTGGCAGCGAAGAACATCGGCGAGAGCAAGCAACTGCTCGCCGAAGAGGTCTTCCACCACATCGGAAGTCAGATCGTCGAGGGAACCCTCGGGCCGGGGCAGCGCATCCGCGACCTCGACGTCGCCGAGCAGCTCCATGTGTCACGCACGCCGGTGCGCGAAGCGCTGCAGCGACTCGAGCGCCTCGGCATGGTCATGATGTACCCCAGCCGGTACACGGAGGTCACCGAAGTCACATCCGACACCGTCGCCCAGTCGCTGGCTTTCGGCGGCTACCAGGCCGGCATCGCCGCACGCCTCGCCGTTCCGCGCCTCACGGCTCCGCAGCGCCAGTACGCCGCGAAGCTCATCGAGCAGATGTACGACTCGCTCGCCGACAGCACCCGGACGATGGACACGCGCTGGGCAGTGTTCGCCTTCCTCGGCGAGCACAGCGGAAACGCGCAGCACTGCGTCTTGATCGAGGAGAACACCATGGCACTGCTCCGCAACCTGCGCGAGTGGACGGTGCCGGTCGAAGACCGCGAGCGCATGCTGCAGATCTATGTCGACTTCCGCGAGGCGGTCCTCCGCGGAGACGGGATCGAAGCCGAGCGCCTCACCCGCGCGATGCACTACGTGTGA
- a CDS encoding alpha/beta hydrolase gives MTEWMADVLGDEFEQLTLELGDDEQGPVVATLVRALPPEQEWWDRVRGHRRLLEDVDVLYVHGWSDYFFQKRLARFWTARGARFFALDLRKYGRSLRDGQTPGYIADLTTYDEDIAAALAAMGHSAEGSGGGRRLVLLGHSTGGLTLSLWASRHPDAVDAVILNSPWLEFQVAPVRAAIAPMVEFQARIRPLDVAPQIDLGFYTRAQQEVADADDPVEVNPLWRPAQTMAVYAGWLHAILSGHKKVADGLSIAAPVCVLLSARSAPPTRWSEELTSVDSVLVVDDIARAALRLGSSVTVERIDGALHDVFLSRHDAREDAYRRLDRWVTGWRAVDGTPVTRSASRG, from the coding sequence ATGACCGAGTGGATGGCCGACGTGCTCGGCGACGAGTTCGAACAGCTCACGCTCGAGCTCGGCGACGACGAGCAGGGTCCGGTCGTCGCGACCCTGGTGCGCGCGCTGCCGCCCGAGCAGGAGTGGTGGGACCGCGTCCGTGGGCACCGTCGTCTCCTCGAAGATGTCGACGTGCTCTACGTGCACGGCTGGTCGGACTATTTCTTCCAGAAGCGCCTCGCCCGGTTCTGGACCGCGAGAGGGGCGCGCTTCTTCGCCCTCGACCTGCGCAAGTACGGGCGCAGTCTGCGCGACGGGCAGACCCCTGGTTACATCGCCGACCTCACCACCTACGACGAGGACATCGCGGCGGCTCTCGCGGCGATGGGCCACTCCGCCGAGGGCTCGGGAGGCGGTCGGCGGCTCGTGCTGCTCGGGCACTCGACGGGCGGTCTGACCCTCAGCCTCTGGGCGTCTCGCCATCCGGATGCCGTCGACGCGGTCATCCTGAACAGTCCGTGGCTGGAGTTCCAGGTCGCGCCCGTGCGCGCGGCGATCGCCCCGATGGTCGAGTTCCAGGCGCGGATCCGGCCGCTCGATGTGGCTCCGCAGATCGACCTGGGCTTCTACACGAGGGCGCAGCAGGAGGTGGCGGATGCCGATGATCCGGTCGAGGTCAATCCGCTCTGGCGTCCCGCGCAGACGATGGCCGTGTACGCCGGGTGGCTGCATGCGATCCTGTCCGGCCACAAGAAGGTCGCGGATGGACTCTCGATCGCGGCGCCCGTGTGCGTGCTGCTCTCCGCCCGGTCAGCGCCGCCCACCCGATGGTCCGAGGAGCTCACGTCCGTCGACTCCGTCCTGGTCGTCGATGACATCGCGCGTGCCGCGCTCCGGCTGGGGTCTTCCGTCACGGTCGAGCGGATCGACGGGGCGTTGCACGACGTCTTCCTGTCGCGGCACGACGCCAGAGAAGACGCCTATCGACGCCTGGATCGCTGGGTCACGGGATGGCGCGCGGTCGACGGGACGCCGGTCACACGTAGTGCATCGCGCGGGTGA
- a CDS encoding polyprenyl synthetase family protein, with protein sequence MTSSPIAPGSRLASRLGFSDRVFIGPAARRVARAIEDGLERVETGLADDVRVADPLADAASRYLYEAGGKRIRPVLTLLAAQLGDGNTDEVIDVAKALEITHLGSLYHDDVMDGADRRRGVPAAHAVWGNSIAILTGDILFSRASQLMSRLGERAIRLQADTFERLVLGQMHETLGAQPDDDPIAFYIQVLADKTGSLIAAATQGGVIFSNAPSEYEEPMRLYGEKIGVAFQLLDDVIDLSAKPEDTGKVPGTDLRAGVPTMPYLLLKAESDAASVDLAARIDDGVALIADGADPAILDGPLDELRDHAVTQKTLELAHSWTQGAIDALGPLPRGTVREALTRFAETLAERSS encoded by the coding sequence GTGACTTCGAGCCCCATCGCCCCGGGTTCGCGACTGGCGAGCCGACTGGGCTTCAGCGACCGTGTCTTCATCGGTCCTGCCGCCCGTCGCGTCGCGCGCGCCATCGAAGACGGCCTCGAGCGGGTCGAGACAGGACTGGCGGACGACGTGCGGGTCGCTGATCCGCTGGCCGACGCCGCGAGCCGGTACCTCTACGAGGCCGGTGGCAAGCGCATCCGTCCGGTCCTGACCCTCCTCGCAGCCCAGCTGGGCGACGGCAACACCGATGAGGTGATCGACGTCGCCAAGGCGCTCGAGATCACGCACCTCGGGTCGCTGTACCACGACGACGTCATGGACGGTGCCGACCGCCGCCGGGGGGTTCCCGCGGCGCACGCGGTCTGGGGCAACAGCATCGCCATCCTCACCGGCGACATCCTTTTCTCCCGGGCGAGCCAGCTCATGTCGCGACTCGGTGAGCGGGCGATCCGCCTGCAGGCCGACACGTTCGAGCGCCTCGTGCTCGGGCAGATGCATGAGACCCTCGGTGCGCAGCCCGACGACGATCCCATCGCGTTCTACATCCAGGTGCTCGCTGACAAGACCGGCTCCCTGATCGCCGCGGCGACCCAGGGCGGTGTGATCTTCTCGAACGCTCCGAGCGAGTACGAGGAGCCGATGCGGCTCTACGGCGAGAAGATCGGGGTGGCGTTCCAGCTGCTCGACGACGTGATCGACCTGTCGGCCAAGCCCGAAGACACCGGCAAAGTGCCCGGCACCGACCTGCGCGCCGGTGTCCCGACCATGCCGTACCTCCTGCTGAAGGCCGAATCCGACGCGGCATCCGTCGACCTCGCCGCACGCATCGACGACGGCGTCGCGCTGATCGCCGACGGCGCCGACCCGGCGATCCTCGACGGCCCCCTCGACGAGCTGCGCGACCACGCAGTCACGCAGAAGACCCTGGAACTCGCCCACTCGTGGACTCAGGGCGCGATCGACGCGCTCGGACCCCTGCCGCGCGGCACCGTGCGTGAGGCGCTGACCCGATTCGCAGAGACCCTCGCCGAGCGCTCCAGCTGA
- a CDS encoding polyphosphate kinase 2 family protein, whose amino-acid sequence MDAHTWTQTLRVGDGFRLADIDPDGKPGYDRGKSHGVKDLAAGLEKLNVLQERLFAESRVGVAKDSVLLVLQAMDSAGKGGIVRHVVGGVDPQGISLAAFKAPTEEERAHDFLWRIEKRLPEPGFIGVFDRSHYEDVLIGRVRQLAEPVEIERRFGAIREFEARVAASGTRIIKVMLHISPDEQKSRLMERLERPDKYWKYNPGDVDERMLWPQYMEAYQAVFDRTSTDDAPWYVVPANSKWFARLAVQELLLATLEDIDPQWPGADFDVEAEKKRLAAS is encoded by the coding sequence ATGGACGCGCACACCTGGACCCAGACGCTGCGAGTCGGCGACGGATTCCGCCTCGCCGACATCGACCCCGACGGCAAGCCGGGGTACGACCGGGGCAAGTCCCACGGGGTGAAAGACCTCGCCGCGGGCCTCGAGAAGCTCAACGTCCTGCAGGAGCGCCTCTTCGCCGAGAGCCGCGTCGGCGTGGCGAAGGACTCCGTGCTGCTCGTCCTGCAGGCGATGGACTCCGCCGGCAAGGGCGGCATCGTGCGGCACGTGGTCGGCGGCGTCGATCCGCAGGGCATCTCGCTCGCCGCCTTCAAGGCGCCGACCGAGGAGGAGCGCGCACACGACTTCCTCTGGCGCATCGAGAAGCGCCTGCCGGAGCCCGGATTCATCGGGGTCTTCGATCGGTCGCACTACGAGGACGTGCTGATCGGACGCGTGCGGCAGCTGGCCGAACCGGTCGAGATCGAACGCCGCTTCGGCGCGATCCGCGAGTTCGAGGCGCGAGTCGCCGCATCCGGCACCCGCATCATCAAGGTCATGCTGCACATCTCGCCCGACGAGCAGAAGTCGCGGCTGATGGAACGCCTCGAGCGCCCGGACAAGTACTGGAAGTACAACCCCGGCGATGTCGACGAGCGGATGCTGTGGCCGCAGTACATGGAGGCCTACCAGGCCGTGTTCGATCGCACCTCGACCGACGACGCACCCTGGTACGTCGTGCCGGCGAACTCGAAGTGGTTCGCGCGCCTCGCGGTGCAGGAGCTGCTGCTGGCCACCCTCGAGGACATCGACCCGCAGTGGCCGGGAGCCGACTTCGACGTCGAGGCCGAGAAGAAGCGCCTCGCCGCCAGCTGA
- a CDS encoding FAD-dependent oxidoreductase, translating to MTKLRLAIVGAGPAGIYAADILLKAERKFDVSIDLFEQLPAPYGLVRYGVAPDHPRIKGIISALRDVLDRGDIRLFGNVRFGEDITLDDLKHHYNAVIFATGAIRDTSMEIPGVDAVGSYGAADYVSWFDGHPDVPREWPLDAESVAVIGNGNVALDVARMLAKHAEDLLVTEVPANVYEGLKASAVTDVHVFGRRGPAQVKFTPLELRELGELRDVDMVVYDEDFDYDEASKEAVASNKQVMVIDRVLQSWRKRDSVNNAGGTASRRLHLHFWARPVEVRKDENGRVAALVYERTQPDGEGGAVGTGELREVPIQALYRAIGYFGSPLPGVPFDKRHGVIPNREGQVLAKDSNERVSGIYATGWIKRGPVGLIGHTKSDAMETVRHIINDQGSWWHPEDPSEESIPALLQERGVKWTDLEGWHRLDEHEIALGAPDERARVKVVPRDEMVRVSRGE from the coding sequence ATGACCAAGCTCAGACTGGCCATCGTCGGTGCGGGCCCCGCCGGCATCTATGCGGCGGACATCCTGCTGAAGGCCGAGCGCAAGTTCGACGTGTCCATCGACCTGTTCGAGCAGCTGCCGGCACCGTACGGACTCGTCCGCTACGGCGTCGCACCCGACCACCCGCGCATCAAGGGCATCATCTCGGCTCTGCGTGACGTGCTGGACCGCGGTGACATCCGCCTGTTCGGCAACGTCCGCTTCGGTGAGGACATCACCCTCGACGACCTCAAGCACCACTACAACGCCGTGATCTTCGCGACCGGCGCGATCCGCGACACCTCGATGGAGATCCCGGGCGTCGATGCCGTCGGTTCCTACGGCGCCGCCGACTACGTCAGCTGGTTCGACGGCCACCCGGATGTGCCGCGCGAGTGGCCGTTGGACGCCGAATCGGTCGCCGTGATCGGCAACGGCAACGTCGCTCTCGACGTGGCCCGGATGCTGGCGAAGCACGCCGAGGATCTGCTCGTCACCGAGGTCCCGGCGAACGTCTACGAGGGGCTCAAGGCCAGCGCCGTCACCGATGTGCACGTGTTCGGTCGCCGCGGCCCCGCGCAGGTGAAGTTCACCCCACTGGAGCTCCGTGAGCTGGGCGAGCTGCGCGACGTCGACATGGTCGTCTACGACGAGGACTTCGACTACGACGAGGCTTCGAAGGAGGCCGTCGCCAGCAACAAGCAGGTCATGGTCATCGACCGCGTGCTCCAGTCGTGGCGCAAGCGGGACTCGGTGAACAATGCCGGCGGCACGGCCTCGCGTCGCCTGCACCTGCACTTCTGGGCGCGCCCCGTCGAGGTGCGCAAGGACGAGAACGGCCGGGTCGCCGCCCTCGTCTACGAGCGCACGCAGCCCGACGGCGAAGGCGGTGCGGTCGGCACCGGCGAGCTGCGTGAGGTCCCGATCCAGGCGCTCTACCGCGCGATCGGCTACTTCGGGTCGCCGCTGCCCGGCGTCCCATTCGACAAGCGGCACGGCGTGATCCCGAACCGCGAGGGCCAGGTGCTCGCGAAGGACTCCAACGAGCGGGTCTCCGGCATCTACGCGACCGGCTGGATCAAGCGCGGCCCCGTCGGCCTGATCGGGCACACCAAGTCCGACGCCATGGAGACCGTCCGTCACATCATCAACGACCAGGGTTCCTGGTGGCACCCGGAGGACCCGTCCGAGGAATCGATCCCGGCACTGCTGCAGGAGCGCGGCGTGAAGTGGACCGATCTGGAGGGGTGGCACCGGCTCGACGAGCACGAGATCGCCCTCGGCGCTCCCGACGAGCGTGCTCGCGTGAAGGTCGTTCCGCGCGACGAGATGGTGCGGGTCTCACGCGGCGAGTGA
- a CDS encoding PadR family transcriptional regulator, whose product MTADVGAQMRKGVVEYCVLGLLAGEPMYGWQLSDALTRAGLIASIGTLYPLLGRLRDNGWVSTFDLPSESGPVRKYYRLTDVGIEQLERFRMQWSPFARVVTGIVGEGRP is encoded by the coding sequence ATGACAGCCGATGTCGGAGCGCAGATGCGCAAAGGGGTGGTCGAGTACTGCGTGCTCGGCCTTCTCGCGGGCGAGCCGATGTACGGCTGGCAGCTCTCCGACGCGCTCACCCGCGCCGGACTGATCGCCAGCATCGGCACGCTCTACCCCCTGCTCGGCCGGTTGCGCGACAACGGTTGGGTGAGCACCTTCGACCTGCCGTCCGAGAGCGGCCCGGTGCGCAAGTACTACCGCCTCACGGATGTCGGGATCGAGCAGCTCGAGCGCTTCCGCATGCAGTGGAGCCCATTCGCCCGTGTCGTCACGGGCATCGTCGGAGAGGGACGACCATGA
- a CDS encoding isochorismate synthase MenF has protein sequence MHTSHLVVETREIDPVEDLLAYADPGRPLAWLRRGDGIVAVGEPLAEIRPQTGADESRGAALATLWRDMAADAEIDDAVGLPGSGLVAFGAFAFDEDSAADSVLIVPTQVLGRHGDRFWRTRIRLASMPASGEALAEQPYGPHWAGTVGPGAQSPQGYQDSVRRALDRIADGELSKVVLARDLTGSIPAGSDLRRLVRALATGYPDTWAFAVDGLIGASPETLVTVQGGTVTARVLAGTIGRGADADADTAASAHLASSTKDLDEHGYAVQSVLASLRPHTRALAASEQPFLLKLPNLFHLATDVEGELATGESALDLVRALHPTAAVAGTPTSAAIAAIRDLEPFDRGRYAGPVGWVDAAGNGEWAIALRCAQFTTAADDIRVTAYAGAGIVAGSDPESELLETRVKFRPLVDALA, from the coding sequence GTGCACACCTCCCATCTGGTCGTGGAGACCCGCGAGATAGACCCGGTCGAAGACCTCCTGGCCTACGCGGATCCCGGCCGGCCGCTCGCCTGGTTGCGGCGCGGCGACGGCATCGTCGCGGTCGGTGAGCCGCTCGCCGAGATCCGTCCGCAGACCGGAGCCGACGAGTCACGCGGGGCGGCGCTCGCGACACTCTGGCGCGACATGGCGGCAGACGCCGAGATCGACGACGCCGTCGGACTGCCCGGGTCTGGCCTCGTCGCCTTCGGAGCCTTCGCATTCGACGAGGACTCGGCCGCCGACAGTGTGCTGATCGTGCCGACGCAGGTGCTCGGACGCCACGGCGACCGCTTCTGGCGCACGCGCATCCGCCTCGCCTCGATGCCCGCGAGCGGAGAGGCACTCGCCGAGCAGCCGTACGGACCGCACTGGGCGGGCACCGTCGGACCCGGGGCACAGAGCCCGCAGGGCTACCAGGACTCGGTGCGCCGCGCCCTCGACCGCATCGCCGACGGCGAGCTGAGCAAGGTCGTGCTCGCGCGCGACCTCACCGGCAGCATCCCCGCCGGCTCGGATCTGCGACGGCTCGTGCGCGCGCTCGCGACCGGCTACCCCGACACGTGGGCGTTCGCCGTGGACGGACTCATCGGCGCGAGCCCGGAGACCCTGGTCACCGTGCAGGGCGGCACGGTGACGGCACGGGTGCTCGCCGGCACGATCGGGCGCGGCGCGGATGCGGATGCCGACACCGCGGCATCCGCTCATCTGGCGTCGAGCACCAAGGACCTCGACGAGCACGGGTACGCCGTGCAGAGCGTGCTGGCATCGCTGCGACCGCACACTCGCGCCCTCGCCGCGAGCGAGCAGCCGTTCCTGCTGAAGCTGCCGAACCTGTTCCATCTCGCGACCGACGTCGAGGGCGAGCTCGCGACTGGCGAATCGGCGCTCGACCTCGTGCGTGCGCTGCATCCGACGGCGGCCGTCGCCGGCACGCCGACCTCGGCGGCGATCGCCGCGATCCGCGACCTGGAGCCCTTCGACCGCGGCCGTTACGCCGGACCGGTCGGATGGGTGGATGCCGCGGGCAACGGCGAGTGGGCGATCGCGCTGCGGTGCGCCCAGTTCACGACCGCGGCCGACGACATCCGCGTGACGGCCTACGCCGGGGCGGGCATCGTGGCCGGCTCCGACCCCGAGTCGGAGCTGCTGGAGACCCGGGTGAAGTTCCGCCCGCTGGTCGACGCCCTCGCCTGA
- a CDS encoding YajQ family cyclic di-GMP-binding protein, with product MADSSFDIVSKVDHQEADNALNQTRKEIEQRYDFKGTEASIAWSGEQVLIIANSEERAKAVLDVYQSKLVRRGISLKSLESGDPFASGKLFRIVSTLKDGISSENAKKINKIIRDEGPKGVKSQIQGDELRVQSKSRDDLQAVMALLRGSDLDVDLQFINYR from the coding sequence ATGGCTGACAGTTCTTTCGACATCGTCTCCAAGGTCGACCACCAGGAGGCGGACAACGCCCTCAATCAGACGCGCAAGGAGATCGAGCAGCGCTACGACTTCAAGGGCACCGAGGCCTCGATCGCGTGGAGCGGCGAGCAGGTGCTCATCATCGCCAACTCCGAGGAGCGCGCGAAGGCCGTCCTCGACGTGTACCAGTCGAAGCTGGTCCGCCGCGGCATCTCGCTCAAGAGCCTCGAGTCCGGCGACCCGTTCGCCAGCGGTAAGCTCTTCCGGATCGTCTCCACCCTCAAGGACGGCATCTCGTCGGAGAACGCGAAGAAGATCAACAAGATCATCCGCGACGAGGGCCCGAAGGGCGTCAAGAGCCAGATCCAGGGCGATGAGCTGCGGGTGCAGTCCAAGAGCCGCGACGATCTGCAGGCCGTCATGGCGCTGCTTCGGGGATCGGACCTCGACGTCGATCTGCAGTTCATCAACTACCGGTAG